From the Endozoicomonas sp. Mp262 genome, the window ACCTACAAGAAAGGCAAAAATGGTGTCAATAACAAAAATGGTGTCAGGTCTTGATTCTTGAACAGGCTATTTTTCTTCTGGTCGCTGCCGGGTAATCATCTTACTTACCGTTGAATAATGAAGCCCGAAAAAATCAGCAATGGCCTTTTGGGTATAACCACCAGAATTAAACGCTGCACAGACAGCCGCCTCTGCCGGTTCATAACCTTTTTGATAATAAGTTAATGGCTTGGCAGGCTTACGGCGCTGCTTATGGGGCACTTCTGAAAGAGTCTCACGAGTGATGGGCTTCTCAATATGCTGTTGCTGCTCTTCCACAAACTGATCGTCACCGAGATAGATCTGCTGCTTGAGATTTAACCAGATATTAATACCCACACCCTGCAACACAAACGCAGTAAAGCGCTCGCAGGCCTGCTTATGGTCATGGGAAAATTGCAGCAACATGGCATCAGTAGCCAGCCAGTCCGGAGAGGGAAGCTCACCCAGGGTATAAAGGTAACTGCTCCACTGCCATTCGTCAGGGCGATTGACCATACGAGCCCATACAGGGTTCAACACAACATAGCGACTTAATTCTAGAAGGTATGCAGATTTATCAACAAGAATCCCTTTGTAGCGACCCTGAAACAGATGCCCAACCCGCCCATAACGGCGGTTAAACTTCAGCGTATAAACACCATTCAACTGTCGCATACCGGCAGAGAGATTACCGTTGGGTGTTTCCACCACCACATGATAATGGTTGGACATCAGGCACCAGGAATGAATCACCCAGTGAAATCGCTCGCAGACCTCAGCCAGTACATCGAGAAATAGCTCAAAATCGGCTCCTTCACGATAAATAGCCTTACGCTCATTCCCCCGTGAAGTTACATGGTAAAGCGCACCTGCATACTCTATCCGCAGAGGTCTGCTCACGTCTATACCCCAAAGAAATAAACAAAGAGCTATAAAAATAGAACAGCTTTATTGCTTGTCAAGAATCAAGACCTGACCCTGGCTTCTCTGATCAAACGATTAAACAAAAGAAGTAATAAAAGTAGAACAGGATTTTGGGGTGTCAAGAATCAAGACCTGACCCCGGTTTTTTGTTTAACGGTTTTTAACGGTTTTTAACGGTTTTTAATAGTGCAGGCTTTCCTAATAATCAATCCGCAATGGTCTGCTCACACAACCCCTTATTCTTATCAAATGATTAAACAAAAGAAGTAATAAAAGTAGAACAGGTTTTTGGGGTGTCAAGAATCAAGACCTGACCCCGGTTTTCTCCACGGTAGTTAACGGTGATCCAGTAGGCATACATTTTAGCAACAGCATAAGGGGAGCGAGGGTAGAACGGTGTGGTTTCTTTCTGTGGAATCTCCTGAACCAGACCGTACAGCTCAGAGGTAGACGCCTGATAAAACCGTGTCTTTTTCTCCAGTCCCAGAAAGCGAATGGCTTCCAGCAGTCTCAGAGTACCCAGAGCATCTACATCAGCAGTGTATTCAGGGGATTCAAAAGAAACCGCCACATGGGACTGTGCCGCCAGGTTATACACCTCATCAGGCTGAACTTCCTGAATAATACGGGTCAGGTTAGAGCTATCGCTCAAATCCCCGTAGTGCAGCTTAAAATTCTGGTTTTCCATATGAGGATCTTCATAAATATGATCCACACGTTCTGTGTTAAAGGAAGAAGCACGGCGTTTAATGCCGTGTACTTCATAGCCTTTTTTCAACAGAAACTCAGCCAGATAAGAGCCATCCTGGCCAGTGACGCCGGTGATTAATGCTACTTTTTTAGTCATTGGTTTACCTTACGAGGGGTTAACCACGGAGCACACGAAGTACACAAAGGAAGAAAAAGCTTTTCTTTGTGCTCTTTGTGATCTCTGTGGTTTAAAAACACAAATTAATGCGCGGTGTACAGTGCAAGGCCTGAAAACCCCACTACCTTAAACCTGCATCAGAAAAATAAGCTGGCTAGAATATTGACAATAGTAACATATAGGTTACCTTTAACTATGACACTGAAAGTGGTCGAGTACATTCAGCCTGATGGCAAAAGCCCTTATGCTACATGGTTTAACGCCCTGCCAGCTCAGGCAGCCGCCAAAGTGGCTACAGCCCAAATAAGGCTGGAAAGGGGCCTTACCTCATCGATCAAATGGTTCGCAGGGCTGGGAGAGTACAGAATCAACTGGGGTAAAGGACTCAGAATCTACCTTGCCAAAGACGGTGATGAGCTGATTGTACTGCTGGGTGGTGGAGATAAATCGTCGCAAAAACAAGACATCATCAAAGCAAAAGCACTGTTGAGCGAATACAAACAACGCAAAACCCAAAAACAGGTATAACTATTATGCCCTTAACCCGAGACTACAAAGAAACATTGCTGGAACGGGCACAACAAGACCCGGCGTTTGCCCAGGCGCTGCTTGATGAAGCCATTGGCCTGTTCCTTAACGGTGACCCGGTCACCGCTCGCATTGTGCTACGAGACCTGGTCAATGCCACCATGGGTTTTGAGGATCTGGCACAGCAAACAGAAAAAACCAGTAAAAGTCTCCACCGAATGCTGTCCGACCGGGGCAACCCGACGATGGACAACCTGGCCAAAATATTCACCGCCCTGCGACAAGCATTGAATGTTGATATCGTTGTGCATGTAGAGACAGCAGCCTGAAGGTTAACCACGGAGCACACAAAGAACACAAAGAAAAGCGTTTTCTTCCTTTGTGTACTCCGTGTGCTCTGTGGTTCAAAAAAAATTAGTGATGACGCTGACCCGCCAGGCCGTGATGGCGAGCCTTATTCTTGAATAAAAACTCAGAAATCTTACGGGTATTTTTTACAGCCAACACCATTTACTAAGCCGCGGGCTTCACCAGTTTGCCTTTAGCCTCAAGCTTCTTATAAAGACTCCTGCCACTGAACTCCAGACCATTCGGCCAGCAAAGAGCCCCTAGCTCCAGAAAAAAACGTTGAAAAAAAACAGTGTCTCCCAACGCATTGGTCAGACTGGTTTTTTGTGCCAGAACTTCATGGAAATCCATAACCCCAAAACTACCATCAGAAAAGTGCAGCTTAATCTCCACACCAGACTGGTAAACCGCTCGAGTTATTTTAATCATTATCAGCTCCCGCTATACGCTCAAGTGGCTCGAGATTAATAGCCTTTCTCCAGTTTTCTTCCAACTCAGACCGATGAGATAAACACCACTCACCAACAAGCTTTGCTGCTTTTTTGGGTAAGTGGCCTTCCATAACATGACCAGTGGATATATCTACCAGCGCTTCATGCCCTTGATATGCTGCATGAATATGAGGAGGGGCATGGTCTGCATGGTACATCCGGATATAAATCCCGAAAAAACTGGATATCACTGGCATCACAGTACTCTGTTTTAGGCACGATTATAGCCGTCAGGTTAGCCCAACCTCTAGCACGTATCAATCAACTAAACCGGAAATTTTTCATGATGAAAGCCCTGACCAAGGGTTCCTTAACCACGGAGCACACGAAGTACACAAAGGAAGAAAAAGCTTTTCTTTGTGCTCTTTGTGATCTCTGTGGTTCAAAAAAATTAGTGATGACGCTGACCCGCCAGACCGTGATGGCGAGCCTTATTCTTGAATAAAAACTGAGGAATCTTACTGGCGTTTTTCATAAACAAGGCCCGTGACCCGCCAACCTCATTCACCTTCAGCGCCCGATAATCTTCACGACTTTTATGGATAATGTTCTTTAGGGAGCGGTTACTGGCACCACCTACCCGCATACGAACCAGCACTTCAGGAATATAATGGGTCGTTACTCCGTGCCGTCCCAGATAGCGCAGCATTGAATCATAATCTGCCGCAATTTTGTAGTTAAGGTCAAAACCACCAAACTTTTCATAACAGCTGCGTTTCATATAAAAAGTAGGGTGTGGTGGCATCCAGCCCCGGGCCAGTTTCTTGCGACAATAATCACCGCTTTTCCAGTAACGGATAATCTGGCTTGATCTGGCAAGAGTTTTCCGGACACTTTTTTACGCTGCCTCGGCAATTTTCTGTTCATATTTGAAAGGTGCCAGGTAGCCATTACCAGAGTGTTTTCTCTGGCGGTTATAATAGACCTCAATGTATTCAAAAACTGCCTGCTTCGCCTCTTCCCTTGTCTGGAAGTCTTCATGGTGAACAAGCTCAGCTTTCAGCGTATGGAAGAAGCTCTCTGCCACCGCATTATCCCAGCAATTTCCCTTACGGCTCATACTGCAAATAAAGCCATTTTCTTTCAGCAATTTCTGATAGCTTTCCGAGACATACTGGCTGCCCCTGTCACTATGTACCAGCAGCCCTTCTGTTGGCCTCCGCTTCCACATAGCCATCACAAGGGAGTCAGTGACCAGTGATGCCGTCATGCGATCTCTCATAGACCAGCCAACCACAGCCCTCGAATGCAAATCAATGAATACGGACAAGTACAGCCAGCCCTCCCGGGTACGAATATAGGTAATGTCTCCCGCGTAAGCCTCATTGGGCTGCTCCCGTTTGAAATTGCGGTTCAGCAGATTCTCGGCCACCGGCTTGTTATGGCGGGAGTCTGTTGTTGCCTTGAACTTGCGCTTTGTTTTGCAAACAATGCCTTCCTCCTTCATTAGGCGACTGATTCGTTGACGGCTAACGTTTTTACCCTGATCAGCAAGATCGTCTTTTATACGGCGCTCACCATAACGCTGGCGGTGTTTTTCATGTATCACGCGGATATCTGCCTTCAATGCACGGTCTTCCTGACTTCGGTTCGATTCTGGACGAGAGCACCAGTCATAAAAGCCTGTGGTCGATACAGACATAACCCGACACATGGCAGTAATACTGAAGCGCTCCTGGTTGTCCTTAATGAACTGAAATTTCAGAGACTTTCTCTTGCAAAGAAGGCTGCCGCCTTTTTTAAAATAGCATGCTCCTCTTTGAGTATTTTCAGCTCTTTACGCAAACGTTTCACTTCATCATACACATGCTCATCATTTTTCCTGGGCTGATTAGCCACCTTATGGCGGTGGTACTTTGTTATCCAGGTATGCAGGGTATTCGCATTAACCCCAAGCTCCTGAGCAGTTTCAGTCACTGGCTTATCTGATTCAACTGCCAGCTTCACAGCAGATTCCTTGAACTCAGCAGTGTAATTTTTTACTTTCTTTTCCGACATGCTTCACACCTTAGTAGGGTTTCAAGATTACCCTTGTTTGTGTGTCCGGAAAACTATAACCACTTCAGGCTGGTGTCTTCCTTGTTGACATAAACAAGGTCGCCGTAAACGGAATCGACCTTGTTTTTCTGGAAGGCTTTAGCTACTCGTTTCAGGCTGTTTTTATCCTGAAATAGATCATCGGAGTGCATAAACCCGACTATGTCGCCGGTGGCGTGTTTTACACCTTTGTTCAGGGCATCGTAAATGCCCTTGTCGGGTTCACTGATAAGGGTATGGATTTTTTTGCCGTATCCTTTGAGTAATTCAAGGGTACCATCGGTGGAGCCGCCATCGATCACTACCAGCTCTATGTTTTTATAGGTTTGGCTTAGGGTTGAGTCGATGGAGCTGGCGATGGTGTTTATGTTGTTGTAGACGGCAGTGACTATGGATATTTTGGGATTTTTCATGGTTTTTTTAACCACAAAGACACGAAGGCACAAAGGTTTCTTTTTTTAAACCCTGTAAACAGGATTTGTTTATAAAAAACTTTGTGTCTTTGTGCCTTTGTGGTTCAACAAGAAATGGTTCTTTGGCGTTTGAGGATGGCAGGGTTGCCCTGATAGATACCGGAGGCTTCAAGGTCTTTGGTGGCAACAGAGCCTACAGAAAGAATACTGTGTTCATTTAAGGTAACACCAGGACAGACTGTGGCTTTAGCTCCAACCCAGCTACCTTGTTTAATGTGAATAGGCTTGATAATTAGGTCAAACGTAGATTTACTAAAATCATGGTTGCCGGTTAGAAGATAAGCTCCCTGAGAGATACAGCAGTGATCCTCAATAGTGACTTGCGCAAGGTTATCAATCCAGCATTGCTCACCAAGCCAAACAAAATTACTAATAGTTAAAAACCAGGGGTATTTGACCTTGCAACCTGGCTTTATAACTACTCCTTTGCCAATATTTGCGCCGAAAAGTCTTAACAAACTTACTTTTATACGATTAGGAATAGGAAGAGAATGTTCAAAAAAAGCAAAGGAAGTAATGATCCATAAAAGTATTTTTAATTTCCCAGCAGGCTGATACCAGCTGTTGTTATAACTTGAAAGATTTACAGCATTCATATGTCAATACCATAATCATCTTTAAGACAAGCTTTAATGGCTTCTTTGTTTTTACCTGCTTTACGGTAAATGTCATAAATTTTGGCATCGACAAGGAACCGATACCAAAAGCCCTGAAGGAAATGCCATATCATCCCTTTTTTTCCGTCTAGAAAGCCCAGCCGAACAAAATATCTATATATAAAGTATAGGAATGGTCTAATAAATAAAGGCATATTCGCATATTTTACTTTTAACCAGCGCTTCCTCTCTTCTTGGCTTCCAAAAAGCTTTGCATCAACCTCATCATAATCTAAAAAGTTAAAAATGATATTCAATATATCAACCACTTCTCTGGTCGCATAATTGTTATGCTTGGTAGTCCACCAAGTTAAATTATTTAAGTTGTCGTCCACAATGTCATGATCAAAGTTAACGGATGTTCCTTCCGTTAGTTTGATATGCTCATCCATCCAGCGTTTTTCACAAAAACCTTTTTTATGACGCCATAAGCGCAGAAGCCATGTGGGATAATATGCGCCATTTTTTATCCACTTATCCATAAAATGGACGCGCCGCTTTACATACACACCGTTTGTGTTTTCAGGCAATGAGGCGATTTTTAATTTTATTTCATTTGCAAGTTCTTCTGTGACATATTCATCAGCATCCATTCTCATTACCCACTCGGTATCGATTGGGCAGTTATCAAGACCCCAGTTGTATTGCTCTGAGTAGTTTATCCATTTGTTTTGGTAGACTTGTGCGCCCAGTGATTTTGCGATTTTTACAGTTTCGTCTGTTGAGTATGAATCTACAACGAATACGTTAACCCCAATACTCTTTAAAGAAGTTATACATCTCTCAATGTGTTTTTCTTCATTGTAAGAAAGGATTAAAGCAGATACTTTGGTTGTCATTAACAAAAATGGGTGAAAGTCTCATATTGACCACAACTAAACACTGCCACCTTTCTCTGGGAATGGTATGACATTGCTTGTAGCAGCCTTGGTGACTTTCCCGCAATAAGTTGCAGCAAATAACTTCCAGCCATTTTCAAACCAGTGGCTCTGAACTAATGACCGAAGCGTCAATACGCCCTGACCACCCGGATTTCGCCAGCGCATACCTGAGCACTTCATCCGCTGGGTAACCAAGGTTTTACAGGCTGCCTCTACCACACCAGAGCCGATCGGAAGGTTATTCGACAAGTGTTCAGCATAGCGCATACGCTGGCGATTTTTTCTGAAATACTCCAGCTCGGTCTTTAATTTTGAGCGGCGCGGATGCTTTTTATGCTGATAAGCCAGGGCTTTAATAATGCGCTCAACCCCATCGAGTTCCTCTTTTAGGACGTGTCGGTAAGTGACAAACTTTTCTTTGGACTTGATGCTGTTTTCTCCATAAGCCTGGTCAAATGCTTTCTTCAGGTGATCGGCTGCGTGGTAGTAATCAATAACCTCAACACCCGCTGGTAGTTCCTGGGAAAGGTATGACCAGTTGTCCTTGGCGCCATCAGCGACTTTGACCAGTGACAGCTGTGGCTTTTGTCGCAACGCTTCTTGCAATAGTGCTGACAAAGACTGCTTGAGTGTGAGTTTTTTAGTTTCTGGCATTCGTCCTATGCGGACTGTTGATAAACGCTCCCCCTGTTGATCGTAAAACGACAAAGTTCCGCAACTGGCCTCCTTGCAACCTGTTGGCCCTTGAGTCCGTTTGCCTTCAGAAGCGCTCCTGGCTCGCTTTTCTACTCGTTTGCCATCTTTCATGGGCAGCATAACGCCATCCAGGGAGGCGGCTACTGTGACCGCATTGGTGGGCACGTTAAGTTTCTCAATAAGCATCTCTTCAAAAGGCTCACGGTGCTGTTCCCACTGAGTATTAAATTGCCTGGGGAAACGAGCAAGACTGCTTTCTGAGGGAGACATACCTCCCATGAGATCAAGGAGGCTTTTTGCTTCACCGGGAGACATTTGAGCAACAACCCAGGCAGCTTGCTTTGCAGCCCGAGGCGTCCAGAAGCCTTCCACGATCCCGGCTTTCAACTCCATGGGCACGATACACGGCTCTTTGCCGTTACGGTAAAGTGTTCGCATAACCCGGACTGAACCAACCGCTGTCTGGTAGGTTTTATAACTGCGCAACACCTGCTTATAAGTGATCCCGCTGACCTCAATAGCTGGGGTATCAATATCAAGCTCAGCCAGCGCCTCTGCTAAAAAATCTTGCTGAGCTTGATTAAAGAGAGCATTAACGGTCTGCTCAAACTCTTCAAAGTGCCTGATAGGATTGCCAGACTCTCGCAGAGCCTGCAATTGGTGGCCTAACCGTTGAATCGCATCACA encodes:
- a CDS encoding IS3 family transposase (programmed frameshift); translation: MSEKKVKNYTAEFKESAVKLAVESDKPVTETAQELGVNANTLHTWITKYHRHKVANQPRKNDEHVYDEVKRLRKELKILKEEHAILKKAAGLLCKRKSLKFQFIKDNQERFSITAMCRVMSVSTTGFYDWCSRPESNRSQEDRALKADIRVIHEKHRQRYGERRIKDDLADQGKNVSRQRISRLMKEEGIVCKTKRKFKATTDSRHNKPVAENLLNRNFKREQPNEAYAGDITYIRTREGWLYLSVFIDLHSRAVVGWSMRDRMTASLVTDSLVMAMWKRRPTEGLLVHSDRGSQYVSESYQKLLKENGFICSMSRKGNCWDNAVAESFFHTLKAELVHHEDFQTREEAKQAVFEYIEVYYNRQRKHSGNGYLAPFKYEQKIAEAA
- a CDS encoding DUF4160 domain-containing protein, which codes for MPVISSFFGIYIRMYHADHAPPHIHAAYQGHEALVDISTGHVMEGHLPKKAAKLVGEWCLSHRSELEENWRKAINLEPLERIAGADND
- a CDS encoding DUF2442 domain-containing protein codes for the protein MIKITRAVYQSGVEIKLHFSDGSFGVMDFHEVLAQKTSLTNALGDTVFFQRFFLELGALCWPNGLEFSGRSLYKKLEAKGKLVKPAA
- a CDS encoding glycosyltransferase; this encodes MVKKTMKNPKISIVTAVYNNINTIASSIDSTLSQTYKNIELVVIDGGSTDGTLELLKGYGKKIHTLISEPDKGIYDALNKGVKHATGDIVGFMHSDDLFQDKNSLKRVAKAFQKNKVDSVYGDLVYVNKEDTSLKWL
- a CDS encoding transposase: MSRPLRIEYAGALYHVTSRGNERKAIYREGADFELFLDVLAEVCERFHWVIHSWCLMSNHYHVVVETPNGNLSAGMRQLNGVYTLKFNRRYGRVGHLFQGRYKGILVDKSAYLLELSRYVVLNPVWARMVNRPDEWQWSSYLYTLGELPSPDWLATDAMLLQFSHDHKQACERFTAFVLQGVGINIWLNLKQQIYLGDDQFVEEQQQHIEKPITRETLSEVPHKQRRKPAKPLTYYQKGYEPAEAAVCAAFNSGGYTQKAIADFFGLHYSTVSKMITRQRPEEK
- a CDS encoding transcriptional regulator, which produces MPLTRDYKETLLERAQQDPAFAQALLDEAIGLFLNGDPVTARIVLRDLVNATMGFEDLAQQTEKTSKSLHRMLSDRGNPTMDNLAKIFTALRQALNVDIVVHVETAA
- a CDS encoding WcaF family extracellular polysaccharide biosynthesis acetyltransferase; the encoded protein is MNAVNLSSYNNSWYQPAGKLKILLWIITSFAFFEHSLPIPNRIKVSLLRLFGANIGKGVVIKPGCKVKYPWFLTISNFVWLGEQCWIDNLAQVTIEDHCCISQGAYLLTGNHDFSKSTFDLIIKPIHIKQGSWVGAKATVCPGVTLNEHSILSVGSVATKDLEASGIYQGNPAILKRQRTISC
- a CDS encoding GDP-mannose 4,6-dehydratase, which gives rise to MTKKVALITGVTGQDGSYLAEFLLKKGYEVHGIKRRASSFNTERVDHIYEDPHMENQNFKLHYGDLSDSSNLTRIIQEVQPDEVYNLAAQSHVAVSFESPEYTADVDALGTLRLLEAIRFLGLEKKTRFYQASTSELYGLVQEIPQKETTPFYPRSPYAVAKMYAYWITVNYRGENRGQVLILDTPKTCSTFITSFV
- a CDS encoding glycosyltransferase family 2 protein produces the protein MTTKVSALILSYNEEKHIERCITSLKSIGVNVFVVDSYSTDETVKIAKSLGAQVYQNKWINYSEQYNWGLDNCPIDTEWVMRMDADEYVTEELANEIKLKIASLPENTNGVYVKRRVHFMDKWIKNGAYYPTWLLRLWRHKKGFCEKRWMDEHIKLTEGTSVNFDHDIVDDNLNNLTWWTTKHNNYATREVVDILNIIFNFLDYDEVDAKLFGSQEERKRWLKVKYANMPLFIRPFLYFIYRYFVRLGFLDGKKGMIWHFLQGFWYRFLVDAKIYDIYRKAGKNKEAIKACLKDDYGIDI
- a CDS encoding type II toxin-antitoxin system RelE/ParE family toxin; its protein translation is MTLKVVEYIQPDGKSPYATWFNALPAQAAAKVATAQIRLERGLTSSIKWFAGLGEYRINWGKGLRIYLAKDGDELIVLLGGGDKSSQKQDIIKAKALLSEYKQRKTQKQV